The Glycine soja cultivar W05 chromosome 3, ASM419377v2, whole genome shotgun sequence genome window below encodes:
- the LOC114407528 gene encoding WAT1-related protein At1g09380-like isoform X1: protein MGAGLVAFLLMVLVQLVYAVMNITSKLAIESGMSPLVLVAYRQLFATVSIAPFAYWLEWNTLPRITKRLMLQILFSSLTGVTGNQMLYFVGLKYSSATIACALTNLLPAFTFILAVLFRQENLGIKKRAGLAKVFGTILCVSGALLLSFYHGKTIGLGQSSIHWRYAEKMEGTSSSGKGNMFLGPLVVILSTLVWAAWFIIQKDISKTFSAPYTSTGLMCFMASFQCIIIAVCVDHTASAWSLHNAMRLSSALYAGIFCTGLAYCLMSWTIERKGPLYVSVFTPLQLVLTAILSWALLREKLYVGTAVGSLLIVLGLYSVLWGKSEEVNKEDGIEDAFKEAVKDPKNDMELQSYVSSNVNNRCAIA from the exons ATGGGTGCCGGTCTCGTTGCGTTCCTCTTAATGGTTCTTGTACAATTGGTCTATGCAGTGATGAACATTACTTCAAAGCTTGCAATAGAATCTGGCATGAGCCCTCTTGTCCTTGTTGCTTATCGACAACTCTTTGCAACTGTGTCCATTGCTCCCTTTGCTTATTGGCTTGAatg GAATACGCTTCCCAGGATCACAAAACGTCTTATGCTTCAGATATTATTTTCGTCCCTGACAGG AGTTACAGGAAATCAGATGCTTTATTTTGTGGGGCTGAAATATTCATCCGCTACAATTGCATGTGCACTGACCAATTTGCTCCCAGCTTTCACTTTTATCCTTGCAGTTCTCTTCAG ACAAGAGAATTTGGGAATCAAGAAGAGGGCTGGGCTAGCAAAGGTATTCGGGACAATATTGTGTGTGAGcggagccttgcttttgtcattTTACCATGGAAAAACCATTGGTTTAGGCCAATCAAGTATTCACTGGAGATATGCTGAGAAAATGGAAGGAACTAGCTCTTCTGGCAAAGGAAACATGTTTCTAGGCCCTTTAGTCGTAATTCTTAGCACCCTTGTTTGGGCAGCATGGTTCATAATTCAA AAAGACATAAGCAAGACTTTTTCAGCTCCTTACACGAGCACTGGCTTAATGTGTTTCATGGCAAGCTTTCAATGCATCATCATTGCCGTGTGTGTCGACCACACTGCCTCAGCTTGGTCACTCCACAATGCTATGAGACTTTCCTCTGCTCTTTATGCG GGAATATTTTGCACTGGATTAGCGTATTGCCTCATGTCGTGGACCATTGAGAGAAAAGGTCCTCTTTATGTCTCTGTATTTACCCCTTTGCAGCTTGTCCTCACTGCCATTTTAAGCTGGGCTTTACTTCGTGAGAAATTATACGTTGGAAC TGCCGTAGGGTCTCTCTTGATAGTTTTGGGTCTCTATTCTGTTCTTTGGGGAAAGAGTGAAGAGGTGAACAAGGAAGACGGTATTGAAGATGCATTTAAAGAAGCAGTCAAGGATCCGAAAAATGACATGGAATTGCAATCATATGTGTCATCCAATGTTAATAATCGTTGTGCTATTGCATGA
- the LOC114407528 gene encoding WAT1-related protein At1g09380-like isoform X2, with amino-acid sequence MAVSFMACLVLLRKIISVEIARNTLPRITKRLMLQILFSSLTGVTGNQMLYFVGLKYSSATIACALTNLLPAFTFILAVLFRQENLGIKKRAGLAKVFGTILCVSGALLLSFYHGKTIGLGQSSIHWRYAEKMEGTSSSGKGNMFLGPLVVILSTLVWAAWFIIQKDISKTFSAPYTSTGLMCFMASFQCIIIAVCVDHTASAWSLHNAMRLSSALYAGIFCTGLAYCLMSWTIERKGPLYVSVFTPLQLVLTAILSWALLREKLYVGTAVGSLLIVLGLYSVLWGKSEEVNKEDGIEDAFKEAVKDPKNDMELQSYVSSNVNNRCAIA; translated from the exons ATGGCAGTTTCATTTATGGCTTGTCTCGTACTTCTTCGAAAAATAATCTCGGTGGAAATTGCCAG GAATACGCTTCCCAGGATCACAAAACGTCTTATGCTTCAGATATTATTTTCGTCCCTGACAGG AGTTACAGGAAATCAGATGCTTTATTTTGTGGGGCTGAAATATTCATCCGCTACAATTGCATGTGCACTGACCAATTTGCTCCCAGCTTTCACTTTTATCCTTGCAGTTCTCTTCAG ACAAGAGAATTTGGGAATCAAGAAGAGGGCTGGGCTAGCAAAGGTATTCGGGACAATATTGTGTGTGAGcggagccttgcttttgtcattTTACCATGGAAAAACCATTGGTTTAGGCCAATCAAGTATTCACTGGAGATATGCTGAGAAAATGGAAGGAACTAGCTCTTCTGGCAAAGGAAACATGTTTCTAGGCCCTTTAGTCGTAATTCTTAGCACCCTTGTTTGGGCAGCATGGTTCATAATTCAA AAAGACATAAGCAAGACTTTTTCAGCTCCTTACACGAGCACTGGCTTAATGTGTTTCATGGCAAGCTTTCAATGCATCATCATTGCCGTGTGTGTCGACCACACTGCCTCAGCTTGGTCACTCCACAATGCTATGAGACTTTCCTCTGCTCTTTATGCG GGAATATTTTGCACTGGATTAGCGTATTGCCTCATGTCGTGGACCATTGAGAGAAAAGGTCCTCTTTATGTCTCTGTATTTACCCCTTTGCAGCTTGTCCTCACTGCCATTTTAAGCTGGGCTTTACTTCGTGAGAAATTATACGTTGGAAC TGCCGTAGGGTCTCTCTTGATAGTTTTGGGTCTCTATTCTGTTCTTTGGGGAAAGAGTGAAGAGGTGAACAAGGAAGACGGTATTGAAGATGCATTTAAAGAAGCAGTCAAGGATCCGAAAAATGACATGGAATTGCAATCATATGTGTCATCCAATGTTAATAATCGTTGTGCTATTGCATGA
- the LOC114407529 gene encoding galactinol synthase 2-like, whose amino-acid sequence MAPNITTVVANATTEQLPKAHGGSSGRAFVTFLAGNGDYVKGVVGLAKGLRKAKSMYPLVVAVLPDVPEEHRAILKSQGCIVREIEPVYPPKNQTQFAMAYYVINYSKLRIWEFVEYQKMIYLDGDIQVFGNIDHLFDLPNNYFYAVMDCFCEKTWSHTPQFQIGYCQQCPDKVQWPSHFGTKPPLYFNAGMFVYEPNLNTYRHLLQTVQVIKPTSFAEQDFLNMYFKDKYKPIPNVYNLVLAMLWRHPENVELDQVQVVHYCAAGSKPWRFTGKEENMDREDIKMLMKKWWDIYEDETLDYNNNSVNVERFTSVLLDAGGFQFVPAPSAA is encoded by the exons ATGGCACCTAACATCACCACCGTTGTTGCCAATGCCACCACTGAGCAATTACCCAAAGCTCATGGAGGAAGTAGTGGGCGTGCCTTTGTGACTTTTCTTGCTGGAAACGGTGATTATGTAAAGGGTGTTGTGGGTTTGGCCAAAGGACTGAGAAAGGCCAAAAGCATGTACCCTTTGGTGGTTGCTGTGTTACCAGATGTTCCTGAAGAACATCGTGCGATTCTCAAATCCCAAGGTTGCATTGTCAGGGAGATTGAACCTGTGTACCCTCCTAAGAACCAGACCCAGTTCGCCATGGCCTATTATGTCATCAATTACTCCAAGCTACGTATTTgggag TTCGTGGAGTACCAGAAGATGATATACCTAGACGGCGACATCCAAGTTTTTGGAAACATTGACCACTTGTTTGATCTTCCTAATAATTATTTCTATGCGGTGATGGATTGTTTCTGCGAGAAGACTTGGAGCCACACCCCTCAGTTCCAGATTGGGTACTGCCAACAGTGCCCTGATAAGGTTCAATGGCCCTCTCACTTTGGTACCAAACCTCCTCTATATTTCAATGCTGGCATGTTTGTTTATGAGCCTAATCTCAACACCTACCGTCATCTTCTCCAAACTGTCCAAGTCATCAAGCCCACGTCCTTTGCTGAGCAG GACTTTCTGAACATGTACTTCAAGGACAAGTACAAGCCAATACCGAACGTGTACAACCTTGTGCTGGCCATGTTGTGGCGTCACCCTGAGAATGTTGAACTTGATCAAGTTCAAGTGGTTCATTACTGTGCTGCT GGGTCTAAGCCTTGGAGGTTCACTGGGAAGGAAGAGAACATGGATAGGGAAGATATCAAGATGCTTATGAAGAAGTGGTGGGACATATATGAAGATGAGACACTGGACTACAATAACAACTCTGTCAATGTGGAACGTTTCACATCAGTACTATTGGATGCTGGGGGTTTTCAGTTTGTGCCAGCACCTTCTGCTGCCTAA
- the LOC114407530 gene encoding uncharacterized protein LOC114407530 gives MAPPKEIPTLIYHSGHIVDDPVQGSMYQCTTPIFFYASRSITFTQFIQKINNRLSTRATEQVAQLLFRVPISIHLGQTSFISAQLFDNDDLRGTMETIIQNPQLNSAEFYAVTELISQPQPSSPQPSCPQLQLPPPQQLPYNNIDLNNPVSSYNNLESQDPFDIYTSYTQILSENDSFFHGQQTSFDQQNHPSSPFTPPSQLPQTQTSNRDEHPIANEDPIIRFHHENMDDFTEDEDQQFFDHINQQSDDQSDDQTDDEGVGRPTTPPSPPLQYQQPRCPVDLNFDHLPHYIDRPHFVHQQHNVQPSVGVLEVGMTFDDKSQCIRAIKEYNIRNHFDCRTIYSDQRRLHFVCKLHENGCTWSLGACNSKRHNKWIIKSIRGHHTCLVPMLTQDHCQLDKHVIAQIIQPIANTNPTVSIKTLIAEIKTFMNYTPSYKKTWLAKQKALEMIHGNWEESYAKLPKLFGALQSCVPGTVVAAQTESLYEGGEIVPGKRLFKRVFWSFGPCINGFAYCKPIVQVDGTWLYGKYTGTLLIATAQDGANHIFPIAYAIVEGETTSAWGFFLKNLRRHVTPQINISLISDRHPSIISAYNNPSNLWVQDTSHFFCLRHIAQNFLRGNSNCKHLKKPLMLAGYAYTEKMHWRHLGNIRANKPSAAEWLDQLPKQKWVQCFDEGKRWGHMTTNLSESVNSMFKNTRHLPVSSLVEETYFKTAQLFANRGRQTQAMINSGSQYSEVVFDAINSGQQESNTHIVNEFDRHNHTFIITETQSPLETPRPPGRFRVMLQS, from the exons ATGGCTCCACCTAAAGAAATTCCGACCCTCATTTACCACAGTGGTCACATTGTAGACGATCCAGTTCAAGGATCGATGTACCAATGTACGAccccaatatttttttacgccAGTCGTTCTATTACGTTTACACAATTcattcaaaaaattaacaatcgtCTTTCTACTCGAGCAACTGAACAAGTTGCTCAATTGTTATTTCGTGTCCCTATTTCAATTCATCTCGGTCAGACAAGTTTTATTTCGGCTCAACTATTCGACAATGATGATCTTAGAGGCACGATGGAAACAATTATCCAGAATCCACAATTGAATTCTGCCGAATTCTATGCTGTTACTGAGCTTATTTCTCAACCACAACCATCGTCTCCACAACCCTCATGTCCACAACTACAACTACCGCCTCCACAACAGTTACCGTACAACAACATTGACCTCAATAATCCAGTATCTTCATACAACAACCTTGAATCACAAGACCCCTTTGACATTTATACTTCATACACACAAATATTATCCGAGAATGATTCCTTTTTTCATGGCCAACAAACCTCCTTTGACCAACAAAACCATCCTTCATCCCCCTTTACGCCACCTTCACAACTACCACAAACGCAAACATCAAACCGAGATGAACATCCCATTGCTAACGAAGATCCTATTATACGATTTCATCATGAaaacatggatgattttactgagGATGAGGATCAACAATTCTTTGATCACATCAATCAGCAAAGCGATGACCAAAGTGATGACCAAACCGATGACGAGGGTGTTGGCAGACCAACGACACCTCCGTCACCTCCGTTGCAATATCAGCAACCTAGGTGTCCAGTAGACTTGAACTTTGACCACCTACCACACTATATTGATCGACCCCATTTTGTTCATCAGCAACACAATGTACAACCATCAGTCGGTGTACTCGAGGTTGGCATGACCTTCGATGACAAATCACAATGTATTCGAGCAATCAAAGAATACAACATcagaaatcattttgattgCAGAACAATTTACTCTGACCAAAGAAGGCTACACTTCGTATGCAAGTTACATGAAAATGGTTGTACATGGAGCTTGGGCGCATGCAATTCAAAGAGGCATAACAAATGGATTATCAAGAGTATCAGAGGTCATCACACTTGTCTCGTGCCGATGCTTACACAAGATCATTGCCAACTCGACAAACACGTCATAGCACAGATCATCCAACCAATTGCCAACACAAACCCAACTGTCTCCATCAAGACCTTGATTGCAGAGATTAAAACGTTCATGAATTATACCCCATCCTACAAGAAGACATGGTTAGCAAAGCAAAAAGCATTGGAGATGATTCATGGAAACTGGGAAGAATCATATGCCAAACTGCCAAAACTTTTCGGAGCTTTGCAATCTTGTGTTCCCGGGACTGTGGTCGCTGCTCAAACAGAATCCTTGTATGAGGGGGGAGAAATAGTACCGGGCAAAAGATTGTTTAAACGTGTCTTTTGGTCATTTGGTCCATGCATTAATGGTTTTGCATATTGCAAACCCATTGTACAAGTAGACGGTACATGGCTTTACGGAAAGTATACTGGCACACTGTTGATAGCTACCGCACAAGATGGAGCTAACCATATCTTCCCGATTGCCTATGCCATTGTAGAAGGGGAGACAACTTCAGCTTGGGGGTTTTTTCTAAAGAATTTGAGAAGACATGTTACTCCGCaaattaacatttctcttaTTTCAGACCGACACCCCTCAATTATAAGTgcctacaacaacccaagtaactTATGGGTCCAGGACACATCCCATTTCTTTTGCCTGCGCCACATTGCACAAAACTTTCTTCGTGGTAACTCAAACTGCAAACATTTAAAGAAACCACTTATGTTGGCTG GGTACGCATACACAGAGAAGATGCACTGGCGACATCTTGGGAATATTCGTGCGAATAAGCCAAGTGCAGCTGAATGGCTTGATCAATTACCCAAACAAAAATGGGTACAATGCTTTGATGAGGGGAAGCGTTGGGGACATATGACTACCAATTTGTCGGAGTCTGTTAATTCCATGTTCAAAAACACAAGACATTTGCCGGTGTCATCATTGGTTGAGGAGACCTATTTCAAGACCGCACAACTCTTTGCTAATAGAGGTCGACAAACTCAGGCAATGATCAACTCCGGCTCACAGTATTCTGAAGTCGTCTTCGATGCAATCAATAGTGGTCAACAAGAATCTAATACACACATTGTAAATGAATTCGACAGACACAATCACACTTTTATTATAACCGAGACTCAATCCCCACTTGAAACACCCAGACCACCTGGAAGGTTTAGAGTAATGTTACAATCCTAA